Part of the Phycisphaerales bacterium genome, CGAGCACGACTGCGCTGCCGAATGCAAATCCCGGTGCGAGTGAGGCCGGCACGAGGTCTTGCGCCCACTCCCAACCACCATCCGGCGTGCGGCGATACGCATGGGCCCATCCATTCGAGCACTCGGGGTTCGTAGGGCATAGCGACCAATCATGGCGATCGCCGACAATCAAGTGCCGCTCGGTCATGCCGACGCCAAAGCCGAAGTCCCTCGCCTCGGCAGAGGGCGACACGATGCGCTCTGGCTCGCACTGGGCGAGGCACGAGGTCGTCACCAACCCCACGCAGGTGAGAGCGGCAATCGGAACATTCAGCGTTGCATTTCTCATACGACAATCATACATCGAGCATTGATTTTCCTCAACAACATTTGCACAGAGATAGGCGTGGTTTGCTCCAAACGTTGTTTGAACACGTGCCCGACCGAGCACATTCCCTCATTGCTTTCGTTCGCACCCGCGGTATGGTTCACTCGAGTGGCTTGTGTATGCGGCCGTCGCACGTATCGATTGAATGGACTGCTTGAGATTGGAGTGCATTGTGAGACGAAACCTGAATATTGTCGCCGCCATCGTCGTGGCGTCCGGGCTCGCGGCCTCAGCGGCCAGCGCGCAGATCGCGGACGTGGTTTGGACGACGGACGACGATGACGACTTCGGCGCCTGGAACACCGATGCCGGCATAAGCGTCGGCAGTTCGGCCGTCGTGTGCACGCAGAACATGCACATCTCGATTCTCAACAAGTCGGGCGTGGTACAAGAGGACCATGGCGTGACGGACGCGACGTTCCCCTTCATCCGTGTCGATGACTTCGTGGGTACCGGCTCGGGCGACTTCCCGAGCCGCTTCTTCGATCCACAGACCGTGTACGACCCCGAGGAGGGGCGACTCTGGATCGTCTACTCGGAGAACAACACGAGCGGCAGCGGCGAGTCGTTCGGCACCGGCGACAACGACATCTCGGCCCTGCACCTGGCAGTGAACAAGGATCCCGCCTTCTTCCCCGTCGGCGGCACGCTGGACACGTTCGACGACGACTACTGGTGGTACTACACAGGCAAGAGCGTGGCCACCACCGGCATCGGCAACGGGGGCGCGTACTTCGACCTCCAGAACGACGACATTGCCGAGTATCCCGATGGCGGCCCGCACACGACGTTTCCTGACGGACCCAACAGCCTCGTCGACAAGCCGCACATGGCCGTCGACGAGCAGGCAGTGTACATTGCTACGACGGGTGGCTCGATTGACTCGACGGAGAACATCAACGGCACCCTGCTCATCATCCCGACGTCGCACGGCAGCGGCCTGTCGATCTACGACGGGGATAAGCCCGATTACGACGACCTTACGTTCATCCGCATGAACGAACTGCCGGCGGTCGACGGCCACAATCGCCACTATGCGGTGCAGGAGCCGTACGATCAGGTCTCGAACGCACAGTTCTTCGTCAGCGGGCCTGGCGGTGACGACCAAGACACCATTCGCCTCGGTGGTTTGTGGTACGACGATGACCCGATCGCACCGCGATGGCACTACTCGCAGCGAGTTGCGACGGATACGTCCACAACGCCTGACGACATGGATCTCAACCCGGGACTCGAGTTTAGCACCGATGGGTCCTACCGGGCAGTGACGCCCGACACGGCCGCGGGCGACTGGGAGATCCGCACGGGAGGTACCTTCTTTCCATCGGCCGTCCTCGTGAAGGACGGGAACAGCGATGAGTGCATCTTCGCCGTGCATCACGTCCGGCCGATGGACGACTCGCAGAATCCCGCAGTGCCGGAAGACCGCTGGGTGGTCCAGTGGTACGTCATTGACCCGGATCTGGCGAAATTCCGTTCGATCTCCGGTACTACCGGAACCACCCCGTCGTCGAGTTGGGATCCCCAGATCGTCGCGATGGGTCGGCTCGACGACGACGACGGCGACCGGATCCACCCGGTGATCGGCGTTACGAAGCAGGGCGTCGCATACATCGAGTTTACGTACACGAGTTCGACCGTTTGGCCCGAGGTCCGACGCGTGCAGCTCAACAACGCGTATACCGACATCGTGCCGAACAGCGAGGTGACCGTCCAGGGCGGCGTTGCAAACGAGTATTTCACCACCGACCCCGAGCACCGAATCGGCTGGGCCGACTTTGCCGACATGCAGGCCGACCCGAGCAATGATTGCGTGTTCTGGTCGACCCACACGCTCGTTCATGAAGACGACCTGACGGTCAATGACAAGCGTGACATCTGGTTCTTCGAAACCGTTATCAACTGCAACAACGCCAATCTCAATGGCGACGGCGGTGTCGACCTGCTAGACATGGCCATGTTCAACGACTACTACTCGACCGGTGCCCGCCGCGTGGACATGAACACCGACGGCACGACCGACTCGACCGACGCGATCATCTACAATGACGCGTACGACGAACAGAAGGATTAATCGCTGCATCTTGGCTTGGTTCGATGCGGGTCCGCTTTCGCGGGCCCGTTTCTCATCCACACGCCGTTTCAGACCGCGCCGCGAACGCCTGACACCCTTCTCAGGACGAGGGATCGCTGGAGCAGCCTCCGCCACTTCAAGAGACCATCGCCGCCAGCACTACCACAACCACCACCATCACTACGAACGTACCCAGGAACCGCCGCGAGACCCAGCCCGAGAGACCGATGCGGGCGGCGGGGCTGCGTGGGCGGTCGAGTCGCACGGGCGGAGCGTCGAAGGAAAGAGCCCCTCACCCCGGCCCTCTCCCCGCGCGCGGGGAGAGGGAGGCAACACCCCCATGCCCTCGGACGCCCCCAGAACCCTCGCGAGCAAGCCCGGAGGGGATTTGGGCTCGTTCGGAGGCCCTTCAAGCAAGCCCGGAGTCCTCCAGGTCACGCCCCGAGCCCCCGCGACCAGGCCCGCGGGGCTGCGGATCAGGACCCGGACCCTCCGATCCAGGCCCCGGGGCTCGTGCGCCTGGGCCCGGGCGTTTCGGTTGAAGCCCGCGACGGTCCGGATCAAGCCATGGGCCCCTCGGATCGAGCTCCCAGGCGTCCGGATCAAGGCCCGGGCCTTCCGGGCCTTGACTTGGAAGGCGTCGGCCGCGCATCGATACGGCATCGGTTCGGCATGGGTTGGCGGGTGTTCGGTTTCCGGCGCAGCCGCTCGAGCGACCGGCCCGGTCAGCCCGCGTCCGGCGACGCGGAGTCCAGCGCCCGCAGCTCGTCCTGGGTGAACGCGCGGCTGCGCGTGTGGAAGCGGACCTCGCGGCCGTTGTCCAGGCTGAACATGCCGCCGCGGCCGGGCACGACGTCGAGGACGAGCTGCGTGTGCTTCCACGCCTCGAACTGGCGGCCCGAGATGTAGACCGACACGCCGGCGACCTCGCCGAGCTTGACGTCCGAGGCGCCCACGCGGAACTCGGTCGACGGGTAGCACATGGGCGACGAGCCGTCGCAGCAGCCGCCCGACTGGTGGAACAGGATCTCGGGGTGCTCGGCGCGGATCTCGGCGATGAGCGCCTCGGCGGCCTCGGTCGCGACGACGCGCGGCGGGGCGCCCTTCGAAGTGGAAGCGGAAGTGGAAGCGGGAGTCGTGTCGGTCATAAGGCCCGCGCGGCCCGCTAGAGCCGCGCGGACGTTCGATTCTCCGAGGCCTTCAACGCTCAGCTTAGAAGAAGCCCATCGCGTTGGGGTTGTAGCTCACCAGCATGTTCTTGGTCTGCTGGTAGTGCCGCAGCATCATGAGGTGGTTCTCGCGGCCGATGCCCGACTGCTTGTAGCCGCCGAACGCCGCGTGGGCCGGGTACAGGTGGTAGCAATTGGTCCACACGCGGCCGGCCTCGATCGCGCGACCAAATCGATAGCACGTGTTCGCATCGCGGCTCCACACGCCCGCGCCCAGGCCGTACAGCGTGTCGTTGGCGATCTCGAGGGCCTCCTCGGGCGTCTTGAACGTGGTGACCGAGACAACCGGGCCGAAGATCTCCTCCTGGAACACGCGCATCTTGTTGTGGCCCTTGAGGACCGTCGGCTGCACGTAGTACCCGCCCGAGAGCTCGCCGCCGTGGTCGGCGGCCGCGCCGCCCGTGAGCACCTCGGCGCCCTCCTGGCTCGCGATGTCGAAGTAGGAGAGGATCTTCTCCTTCTGCTCGCTTGATGCTTGCGCACCGATCATCGTGTTCTCGGCGCGCGGGTCGCCCTGCACGATGGCCTCGACGCGCTTGAGGGCCCGCTCCATGAACCGGTCATAGATGCTCTCGGCGATGAGCGCGCGGCTGGGGCAGGTGCACACCTCGCCCTGGTTGAGCGCGAACATCGTGAAGCCCTCGAGGCACTTGTCGAAGAACGCGTCGTCGGCCTCGAGCACGTCCTCGAAGAAGATGTTGGGGCTCTTGCCGCCCAGCTCGAGCGTCACGGGGATCGTGTTCTCGGCGGCGTACTGCATGACCATGCGGCCCGTGGTCGTCTCGCCCGTGAAGGCGACCTTGGCGACGCGCGGGCTGGACGCCAGCGGCTTGCCAGCCTCAAGACCGAAGCCGTTCACGACGTTGACCACGCCGGGGGGCAGCAGGTCCTGGATGAGCTCCATCAGCACGAGCACCGACGCGGGCGTCTGCTCGGCGGGCTTGAGCACGACGCAGCAGCCCGCGGCCAGCGCCGGCGCGAGCTTCCACGTGGCCATCAGGATCGGGAAGTTCCAGGGGATGATCTGGCCGACGACGCCGATGGGCTCGTGGAAGTGGTACGCGACGGTGTCCTCGTCGATCTGGCTCATCGTGCCCTCCTGGGCACGGATGCAGCCGGCGAAGTAGCGGTAGTGGTCGATCGCGAGCGGGATGTCGGCCAGCCGCGTCTCGCGGATGGGCTTGCCGTTGTCCAGCGTCTCGGCCTGGGCGAGCAGCTCGAGGTTCTCTTCCATGCGATCGGCGATCCTGTTGAGGATCATCGCC contains:
- a CDS encoding DUF779 domain-containing protein, translating into MTDTTPASTSASTSKGAPPRVVATEAAEALIAEIRAEHPEILFHQSGGCCDGSSPMCYPSTEFRVGASDVKLGEVAGVSVYISGRQFEAWKHTQLVLDVVPGRGGMFSLDNGREVRFHTRSRAFTQDELRALDSASPDAG
- a CDS encoding aldehyde dehydrogenase family protein; this translates as MTQTTAPSATLGGDAGDRGPYKATYGNFIGGTWVPAADGRTFDNTSPVHGKVLCQIARSGAQDVEAALDAAHAAKAGWAATTTTERAMILNRIADRMEENLELLAQAETLDNGKPIRETRLADIPLAIDHYRYFAGCIRAQEGTMSQIDEDTVAYHFHEPIGVVGQIIPWNFPILMATWKLAPALAAGCCVVLKPAEQTPASVLVLMELIQDLLPPGVVNVVNGFGLEAGKPLASSPRVAKVAFTGETTTGRMVMQYAAENTIPVTLELGGKSPNIFFEDVLEADDAFFDKCLEGFTMFALNQGEVCTCPSRALIAESIYDRFMERALKRVEAIVQGDPRAENTMIGAQASSEQKEKILSYFDIASQEGAEVLTGGAAADHGGELSGGYYVQPTVLKGHNKMRVFQEEIFGPVVSVTTFKTPEEALEIANDTLYGLGAGVWSRDANTCYRFGRAIEAGRVWTNCYHLYPAHAAFGGYKQSGIGRENHLMMLRHYQQTKNMLVSYNPNAMGFF